The Pseudochaenichthys georgianus chromosome 8, fPseGeo1.2, whole genome shotgun sequence genome has a segment encoding these proteins:
- the LOC139434242 gene encoding uncharacterized protein: protein MKLEKHSNVDGLQWKCRRKKHRGKTTKKSVRSLSLFQRSKLSLFSWMKYIYRFSQGLQLRQIDMLQDDVAGSSRTLSKISLKLRKVCKSAIKRRERRGKQRLGGPNEFVMLDESNFYHKRKYGRGRFGPTWRRRKWVFGMLGIRGKRRRPILRLVKQRSRRHLIPLVTKYVRQGTTVITDMWRAYTTAIAESGFVHFSVNHSRSFVNPDTGAHTQNIERAWSTYKSQVWRLRGNRTVKTLKSHLALIEWTHWLANEHKDGPLGRLLHDIRHFRKF, encoded by the exons ATGAAACTGGAGAAACACTCAAACGTCGACGGACTGCAGTG GAAGTGCCGACGTAAAAAACACCGAGGGAAAACGACGAAGAAGTCAGTGAGGTCACTGTCCCTGTTTCAGAGgagcaaattgtccttgttcagCTGGATGAAATACATTTACAG ATTTTCCCAGGGACTGCAGCTAAGGCAAATTGACATGCTGCAGGATGACGTGGCAGGAAGCAGTCGCACGCTGTCAAAAATTAGCCTGAAGTTGAGGAAGGTCTGCAAGAGTGCAATCAAGAGGAGAGAAAGGAGGGGAAAGCAGAGACTTGGAGGACCAAACGAATTTGTCATGCTGGACGAAAGCAACTTCTACCACAAAAGGAAG TATGGTAGGGGAAGATTCGGTCCTACgtggaggaggagaaaatgGGTCTTTGGAATGCTGGGCATCAGAGGAAAAAGGAGAAGACCTATCCTGAGGCTGGTGAAACAAAGATCACGGCGCCACTTAATTCCTCTGGTCACAAAATACGTTCGCCAAGGGACCACGGTGATAACGGACATGTGGAGGGCATACACCACTGCAATCGCAGAAAGTGGCTTTGTCCATTTCTCTGTGAACCACAGCCGGTCATTTGTGAACCCAGACACAGGAGCCCACACCCAAAACATTGAGCGGGCTTGGTCAACGTACAAGTCACAGGTCTGGAGACTGCGAGGAAACCGCACAGTGAAGACTCTGAAGAGTCATCTTGCTTTGATCGAGTGGACACATTGGCTGGCAAATGAACACAAAGATGGTCCCTTAGGCAGATTGCTGCATGACATACGCCACTTTCGCAAGTTCTGA